In the Gorilla gorilla gorilla isolate KB3781 chromosome 1, NHGRI_mGorGor1-v2.1_pri, whole genome shotgun sequence genome, actttgggagactgagactggtggattacttgagatcaggagtttgagaccagcctgctgaacatggcaaaacctcctctctactaaaaatccaaaaattagccaggtgtggtggcgggagcctgcaattccagctacttgggaagctgaggcagaagaatcgcttgaacccaggaagtgtaggatgtagtgagcagagatcatgccactacactctagcctgggtgacagagagagactctgtgtttaaaaaaaaaaaaaggagaaaaaataattccatttgagGCTGAGTCATTTCACCATCATTTATAGGAATGGATCAAGTTCACAGAATCCCTAAAGCtccctttcctcatctgtcaggCAGAAAACCACATCCCTGGGCCACAGGAGCCCAGTGGAGATTCAGGCATAAAGGACAAACCCAAGCAGGATCCTGCAACATCAGCTGGGGTGGGCGGGCTGCAGGCGTCCCTGACATGCCTGTATCATCAGCAAACCATCTATCACTTTCACCATTCTTTGTGCCTGCTCCCTGACCCTCTGTTTCAGAATCATGTATTTCCTAGGTAATTAATTTACCTGGAGCTCAAAAGAAACTTTTTACACCAGGGAATTAGAGATGGGATCATTCATGTTCACGAAACTGTGGGGCACAAAGCTGATTTTCtgacatgtgcaggtttgctgagCATTCCCCTCTTCAGTGCCCACTTCACTTCCCTACTTCACATCAtcttcttaaaaattatcttgttggctgggtgtggtagctctcgcctataatcccagcactttgggagtccatggtgggtggatcacctgaagtcaggagttggagaataacctggccacatggtgaaaccctgtctctacttaaaatataaaaattagccaggtgtggtggctcacgcctgtaatcccaggcactcaggaggctgaggcgggagaatcgcttgaacctgggaggcagaagccgCTGCGAGCTGAGATGtcacaactgcactctagcctggacgatcAAAGTGAAAATcgatctcagaaaaaaaaagttatcttgtttgtttttacttttatttattcatttctgacAGCGGTCTTGggatgttacccagactggtcttaaactcctaggctcaagctatcctcttgcctcagactcccaaagtgctaggattacaggcatgagccaccgtccctggccTATTTTTCATCATCTTAACTTAGACACACTTCCTCAGGAAGAATTCAGAAAGGCACCCTCACTAGATCTGAACCACCCAGTAGCTAGCTTCCTATTATAGCAACCTCTCTATAGCATCTCCCTTGGCTGATCCCTCTGCCTCTCTTGGGATGGTTGCGTGATACCCATTTCAGAACAGGGCCACCAACAGGACAATGCATGGACATTCTAGTGTCCCCTTCACTGTTACATCCTCATAGGCTGGCTCACAGTAGATGCCCACTAGCGTTTACTGTAACAGGCTCTGCTGTGGTCTGCAGAGAAAGCTCACCACCCTCCCTCACCTGAGCAGCTGGTCCAGGTGGCCTTCGAGGAAAGAAACAGAGTTCATATAAAGCTTTTGGAGGCAGCGCAGCTTGAGGAACTGAGTGGTGAACTGGGTAACAATCTCCTTCTTCTGCTCTGGGGAAACGTAGCGAGAGAAACCCATGTGGGAGAGAACGAGCTTCTGAAGATTCCTCATGTGGCCCAGGTATGGGGTAAACTGTGTCAGGATGGGCAGTTTCCACCTGCAATTCACTTCCACATCCTGGATACAGTCTAGGTTCACCATTTTCAGGATGCTTCTGATATTGCGGAAGGGCATTCCCAAAATTTTCAGCTTCTTACAGCACAGGTGTAGTAAATCTCTCCTCTGCTTGACCCATAGAAGGAGGTAGGTGAGGTATTCATCCAGAGTCCTGTTCTTGAGCCAAAGGTCTACGAACACAGTCAAGGGCTGCTGTCCTCTCATCCTTGGACAGTCCTGCACTGCTTTTTTGTTCCTCTTGGCATTGAGGAAGCACCCATGGGCCATAGCTTCAGACCAAACCATCCAGAAGTTCTCACAGACatcctgtaaatccagcacttgaAGTTTCCATCTCCTGTGGGAAAGTAGAGGTGAGACTgagaatttcagaactcatttctGAACTTAAACTCCACATCCTGGATAGCagctcctcccctccctgcttctTGTCCCTCTCTCTGACTTTTCTTCACTCTGTTTTCCCCTTGGATCCTACCCACTtccatatttttttgtttttttttttgagaccaagtctccctctgtcgcccaggctggagtgcagtgctgtgatgtcacctcactgcaacctctgcttcctggcttcaaatgattctcctgcctcaacctcacaagtagctgggattacaggaacccaccaccatgcccagctaattttagtatttttcgtAGAgttggggtttgccatgttggacaggctggcctccaactcttgacctcagcctcccaatgtgctgggattacattgtgagccaccgtgcccggcccagttcTCACTTTTCATGGTGCCTTTCAGTGCCATTAGAGGAGAGGTTCCTGTTACCTCCATGGACCTGGCATGGTCAGCAGTGCTTTCCCTGAGGAGCTGGTGAATGGCCAAGTCCTCTCGGCTtcctcaccaccaccatcccccCTTGGGCCTCCTCACTTCTCATGACCCAGCTGTTCCTTCGGTTGGACACCTGGGCCCTCCCCACCAGCCCACCTGGGCCACCTCACCTGGGACGAACCCCTTGGGTAAGCAGTGCATCAAGCCCATCGAGCACAGCGTGGAAGGCCTCCAGACAAGGCATCTTTATCAGAGGCCTCAGAGGGAGGCGGCGAAAGGGCCAGGCCTGCACCATCAGCTTCAGGGCCTCACAGTGTTTCCTACTGAAGGCCTCCATGAACAGTGGGGGGAAAAGTTCTGTGGGCAGCTCCTCCAGGGTGGACACGGTCAAGGCTTGGTCCCTCAGCAGGCTCCGCCCCGCAAGCTCCAGGAGTCTGGGTGGAGTCCGGATGCTCATCTTCATGAATCTGCAGGGAAAACTTCCAGAGGACAAACCCAGAGAAAAGGCATCACTCTCAGGACAAGCCCATGCAATCTCATCTTCTCCTATAGCCAAAGTCACTGCTCTGGCAATGGTGAAAGAGCCCTCAGTTTACTCCAATTCTGCTCTGTACTCAGTGGCCATTAAGCCAGCATTCTGCCTCTGCTGCATCAGCATGAGTGTCTCCGAAGCAGTGAGGAAGCAGGGCCACCACTAGCCCTTCCTTTCTATCCAGTGCTCCATCCAGTGACTAGTGAGTGTGGAGGAACCTGAAAGTGAACCCCTCCTACCATTGGGGGAAATTACTAATTACTCAAGGTTCTAAAACAATGGGAATGGGAGTGTCACAAGCCTACATGCCCACATTTTCAGTTCCTACAAATAAGCTTGTTGGGAACATTCATGGGGCATCCCTAGAATagattctatttgttttcttttcattatttaagcttgctttctctttctctctctttcttctttccttctttccctctctccctcccttcttgctttctttccccctctctctcccttctttctttcttgtcttctttccctgcctcccttctctcattctctctctctttctctgtctccctctctcactctctttctgacagggtcttgctctgtcacccagcctggagtgtagtggtgggatctcagctcagtgcagccttgacctcccagctcaaaggattcttcctcctcagcctcccaagtagctgggaccacagttatgcatcaccacacccag is a window encoding:
- the LOC115930113 gene encoding PRAME family member 15, which gives rise to MKMSIRTPPRLLELAGRSLLRDQALTVSTLEELPTELFPPLFMEAFSRKHCEALKLMVQAWPFRRLPLRPLIKMPCLEAFHAVLDGLDALLTQGVRPRRWKLQVLDLQDVCENFWMVWSEAMAHGCFLNAKRNKKAVQDCPRMRGQQPLTVFVDLWLKNRTLDEYLTYLLLWVKQRRDLLHLCCKKLKILGMPFRNIRSILKMVNLDCIQDVEVNCRWKLPILTQFTPYLGHMRNLQKLVLSHMGFSRYVSPEQKKEIVTQFTTQFLKLRCLQKLYMNSVSFLEGHLDQLLSCLKTSLKVLTITNCVLLESDLKHLSQCPSISQLKTLDLSGIRLTNYSLAPLQILLEKVAATLEYLDLDDCGIIDSQVNAILPALSRCFELNTFSFCGNPISMATLENLLSHTIILKNLCVELYPAPRESYGADGTLCWSRFAQIRAELMKRVRDLRHPNRIFFCTDYCPDCGNRSFYDLEADQYCC